CCAACAATCATTCACCGCCGCCGGACGCCGACCTCTTCACCTTTGGCGGCAGCGGGCTCCTCACCATTGGCACTCTAGGCATCGCCGCTGTCGCGGTCCCTGCAGACGCTGACGACGACGATTACGACGTCGACGTCGATGCCGACTCCGACGCTGACGACAACGACGACACCGCAGATGAGGGGGACAAGGCCGACAGCGCTGTCACGCCCACATTCACATACACGGCGCCGCCTCCGCCAGAGGCCGCCGCGGTCGTCGAGAAGGCTGCAGTCGCCGTGGTGGAGGCCATCGCCGAgaaggacgacgacgacaccACGGAGGACGACCTGATGGTGGTGAGCGCCGAACTGGAGAAGGTCCTCGGTGGCCGCAACAGCGGCGCCGCCGGCGACCTGGTGGCGTTGGCGCGGGTGAGCTTCGCCATGGGCGGCGGCGTGGACTGCCCGCTGCAGGGCTTCCTGCTCGGCTCCCCGGTGAGCGACGCCGCCGAGTCGCGCCTGGAGCAGCCGCGGGATAGCAACGGCGGCAGGCGCACCTCGCTCGGCGAGCTGTTCATGCGCACGCGCTTCGCCGACGAGAAGGTGGCGCTCGTTGCCGTCGAGGAGGGCGAGGACGGCGGGGATGGTGGAGCCGCCGGTGGAGAAAGGGACGACGGGAAAGCGGGGAAAGGCGGCGGCGGATGCCACaagacaatgaagaagaggagggtgAAGGATGAGAAAGTCGCCGCCGGTGAAGGAGCCCCGGCGAGTGCAGCGGTGACCAAGAGCAAGTTTCAGAAGGTACGACTATCGATTAATCTCTCAAATTCTGTGTTTTAGGCCTTTTTTCAAGGGAAATACAATTCTCTACTATATATGTGCAAATTCTTGATCTGGAACCAACCTTTTAAATTTGGTTCATTGATTCAAAATCTTGATAAACCTTGGGCCTGTTTGGTTTGCGACAAAAAATTGTTTTTATCAAGTAGGTACAATGCTTAGAAGAAAACACAACTTAATGAAGCGGCACAACACCTGCCCATATTCCGCTAAAAAACACAACTCAAGGTAATCAATTGAACGTGAATGTCCTACCTGCTCCATTCTCCTTCAAGCGGGTCTTATACAAAGCTTGCAATAATTGTAATCGTCAAATCTTGGTTGCTAATTTGTAGAAAAGTTTTACATATGTCACATAAATGATATTAATTTTGCTATATTTTATTTCACAAAATTTGCTATATTTTGATAATCTTTATTAATTGACGTGGCATGACCCAACTAGttctttttttaaagaaaaatctTCTAACAAAGGAATTAATTAGCTAATTCCTCCAAGTCAGTGTATATGGTTTCTTGGTACCACTCTCTTTACTAAACTATAGGTCGTTTTAGATATTCTAGGTACATATAGATACATGATATGTgaagatacatagtaaaagtatctagaaaaatcaaaacaacCTGTAATTAAAACGGAGGGAGCACTATTTTAAAGCAAGAGTATATCGAAACCATGGGAATGTCCAAAACAAGAAGGGGAGAGAGATTTTTTTAGAGCTTAAGCAATCATATCCGACAATCTTTTTGATGAAACGTCCACTTATGTTATAGATCTGGCACACCAACTAGGACTAGGAGTCAAGTCGTTGTTAGAAGTGGGGGTAGCAAGTTGACACGCCCTTTTGTTTGCAATCTCCTGTCAAGTGTTATCTTTATGGCTCATTGCATTTGTCATGTTATCCATAGCCTCCAAACAATTGGACTTATCTGACAGGACTTTTTTTGTTATCATTGAACCTCCCTCTATCTCTTTCTtctctcttatatatatataacgaTTCTGTGCATAGTATGTATTATGCAAGTCCCTATAATAAGATAATCTCTGGAGAAatctttttatttgttttgtttagTAATCATTTGAAGAACCTTCTACTCTTTTCAAAATTCCATATAACTGGTGCCATTATATTCTTGAATTTACAAATTGATTTGATGGTGATTTCTTTTCCATTTTGTCGAATTCAGAAAAATGATGAGCCAGTTCTGAAACAGGGAAGCGTTAATTTTGCTCATTTGCAGATCCTCCAAATCTTCCACAGGAAAGTGTACCCTGAGAGCGCGGCCCTGGCGCGGAACCTGACCAAGAAGAGCCGCAAGCGCGGCAGCGGTGGCGCCGACGAGCCCGCCGAGCCGGCGTCGTCCAAGCTCCGGCGCCGCAAGGAGCAGCGCGCGCCGGGGTTCGGCTGCTGCGCGAACCGCGCCTCCTTTGGTGGCGCCGCTTCTCCCatccacgacgacgacggcgacgaggaGCTCAACGGCAGCAAGAGCGGCCACTGGATCAAGACCGACGCTGAATGTGAGCGCATACTCATCCCATCCATGCATACACCTTGCAATCACAGCACAGCACACTTCTATCTCATCCTAATCCACCAATAATTAATTTGCAGTCGCAAAAAGCAGTCTTGACAGAGACTTTACATACTGTTATCGGCAAATAATAGAATCTTCAGGAGCTATCAATTCAGTTTGACTGTGCCATGATGCATGTAGCCTGCCTTACACAGTGTGCTGAGCACTGACTGAACATCTCTTTTTCTCTGACTGGATGCAGACTTGGTGCTGGAGTTATAGAAAGAGAAACAACAAGAGAAAGTCAGAATGCGTTGGCTGGTCAATATCAAGCATGTTTGGTTGGAGGGCTGCGCATCTTGCCTGGCAAAAACTGGTGCCAGTTGCCTAGAAAGTTGATATTTTTTGCCTGGCCAGGCAAGTATAAAGAAGATGTATTTGGTTGGTGCCATGGACTTGAGAAGCTATATGATTATTAAATAATATGAGGATAATGTAACTTTAACACTTATGATTAAATAATATAAGGATAAATAAAATTTTTAAATAAGAAATAAGATATATAAATAATCATAATCTAGATTGCAAAATAAACTTTAATTTGATGAACAATAAAAAAACTTTTCCACGCGTTGGTGAACAGTAATGTGGTCCGGGTATAGCGAGTATACTGTGCATAGTGATGTGGTCCGGGTATCCAAACATCCCTGTATAGCGAGTATACTGTGCATAAAATTTCCTAGAACATGATCtagggagagaggaagggaggtgAAATGTCACCGACCATGATTGGAGAAAGAGCTCGACGTAGCCATGGCGAAAGTGATGTGGTCCGGGTCGGCGGTGTCGCGGTGAGGGTGTGGAGGTCAGTCGCAGTGCAGTGGTGGCGCAGAGGCGGCCGTGAAGATggcagtggagcttcccgtcgctgactGCACCCCTTACTAGATCGGGTTGGGTTTGTCGGTGGATgtggcggctcacggtgaaccttgTACTGAGAGCCGTCGGCCTCCACTTCTCTTTATAGCACAGTGTGAtggaggcccaccaaccatgtaggattgGATGCCCGATCAGGgtgcgaggtcaaggcccaactcgACCGTTGGGCCGAGCCAGAGAGATCAACGCTAACATATTGAGCATGTGGCGTCCTCATGTTTgtgtgcttgcttgcttgctcttcacaaaaaaaaaaacctttatatatacatatatgtttgTTCATGTGACTACCAGATGGATGCGTTGTATGTGTCCGTCTATCTGCTATAAAGGGGAAAAGGACTGTGTGTGAATGTATGAACTTAATGTATGGTTTTGCATCAAGATGTGATTGCTGCC
This sequence is a window from Miscanthus floridulus cultivar M001 chromosome 10, ASM1932011v1, whole genome shotgun sequence. Protein-coding genes within it:
- the LOC136486838 gene encoding protein LAZY 1-like, with the protein product MIFFMHVCMYDQLLGWMHGKLRQNSNDVFKEFNNGGGGTCNCITGLASPDPATFLTSADEYFAGDHDFTNNHSPPPDADLFTFGGSGLLTIGTLGIAAVAVPADADDDDYDVDVDADSDADDNDDTADEGDKADSAVTPTFTYTAPPPPEAAAVVEKAAVAVVEAIAEKDDDDTTEDDLMVVSAELEKVLGGRNSGAAGDLVALARVSFAMGGGVDCPLQGFLLGSPVSDAAESRLEQPRDSNGGRRTSLGELFMRTRFADEKVALVAVEEGEDGGDGGAAGGERDDGKAGKGGGGCHKTMKKRRVKDEKVAAGEGAPASAAVTKSKFQKILQIFHRKVYPESAALARNLTKKSRKRGSGGADEPAEPASSKLRRRKEQRAPGFGCCANRASFGGAASPIHDDDGDEELNGSKSGHWIKTDAEYLVLEL